One region of Gammaproteobacteria bacterium genomic DNA includes:
- the purB gene encoding adenylosuccinate lyase encodes MELSRLTAISPIDGRYGNKTNQLQPIFSEYGLIYHRVLVEVRWLQALSENPAIAEVPDLSESAHAALDNIVTAFSEADAQRVKDIERTTNHDVKAVEYFLKEKIKGNAELEAINEFFHFACTSEDINNISYGLMLKRGMDEVIKPLCKKVIDAISDMAVQYADIPMLSRTHGQPASPTTVGKEMANVAYRLMRQQRQLEDLQILGKINGAVGNYNAHLSAYPEVDWQGFAEAFVTNLGLDWNPYTIQIEPHDYVAEYFHALARFNTIVLDFDRDIWSYISMGFFKQKTVKGEVGSSTMPHKVNPIDFENSEGNLGLANAIFEHLAAKLPVSRWQRDLTDSTVLRNLGVGLAHSVIAYESTLKGIGKLEVNAQRIAQDLDENWEVLAEPIQTVMRRYGIANPYEKLKELTRGQRLDKAQMQAFIATLDIPEEARARLMEMSPASYIGNAVYQAQSIKDYES; translated from the coding sequence ATGGAACTGTCCAGACTAACTGCAATATCACCGATTGATGGCCGTTACGGCAATAAAACCAACCAGTTACAGCCTATTTTTAGTGAATATGGTCTGATCTACCATCGAGTACTGGTTGAGGTACGCTGGCTACAGGCCTTGTCGGAAAACCCGGCTATCGCCGAAGTCCCGGACCTAAGCGAGTCTGCCCATGCCGCACTCGACAACATCGTTACGGCTTTCAGCGAAGCAGATGCACAACGCGTAAAAGACATCGAGAGAACGACCAACCACGACGTTAAGGCAGTGGAATATTTCCTCAAGGAAAAAATTAAAGGCAACGCTGAACTGGAAGCAATTAATGAATTTTTCCACTTCGCCTGTACCTCAGAGGACATCAATAATATTTCCTACGGTCTGATGCTCAAACGCGGAATGGATGAAGTCATCAAACCGCTGTGCAAAAAGGTGATCGATGCCATAAGCGATATGGCTGTGCAATATGCGGATATTCCGATGTTGTCTCGCACTCATGGCCAACCCGCCTCTCCGACAACAGTGGGCAAAGAGATGGCCAATGTTGCCTATCGCCTGATGCGTCAGCAGCGACAACTGGAAGATTTACAAATCCTGGGTAAGATCAACGGCGCTGTAGGTAACTACAACGCTCACCTTTCTGCCTATCCCGAAGTCGATTGGCAGGGTTTCGCGGAGGCTTTTGTTACCAATCTGGGACTGGACTGGAACCCCTACACGATACAAATCGAGCCACACGACTACGTTGCCGAGTATTTTCATGCATTAGCGCGTTTTAACACTATTGTCCTCGATTTCGATCGTGACATCTGGTCGTATATCTCCATGGGATTCTTCAAACAAAAAACCGTGAAAGGCGAAGTGGGTTCGTCAACGATGCCGCACAAAGTAAACCCCATCGATTTCGAAAACTCTGAGGGTAATCTGGGACTGGCCAATGCCATCTTCGAACACCTGGCGGCCAAACTGCCAGTTTCTCGCTGGCAGCGTGATCTGACCGATTCGACAGTGTTGCGCAACCTGGGCGTAGGTCTTGCCCACTCGGTAATTGCTTATGAGTCTACGCTCAAAGGCATAGGTAAGCTGGAGGTCAACGCGCAACGTATTGCCCAGGATCTGGATGAAAACTGGGAGGTACTCGCAGAACCGATTCAGACCGTTATGCGCCGTTACGGCATTGCCAACCCCTATGAGAAACTGAAGGAACTCACTCGCGGTCAGCGTTTAGATAAGGCGCAAATGCAGGCCTTTATCGCCACATTGGATATCCCGGAAGAAGCCAGGGCGCGCCTGATGGAGATGAGCCCTGCGAGCTATATCGGAAACGCGGTATACCAGGCCCAGTCGATTAAGGACTATGAAAGCTAA
- the acnB gene encoding bifunctional aconitate hydratase 2/2-methylisocitrate dehydratase, with protein sequence MLEAYRKHVEERAVDALPPRPLDAEQTAALVELLKNPPKGEEDTLLELFIHRVPPGVDQAAYVKAGFLTAIAKGEVKSPLIDPAKAAELLGTMLGGYNIQPMIDLLDDKTLAPIVAKGLSKTLLMFDAYHDVLEKAKSNPVAKEVVDAWANAQWFTNRPELPEDITVTVFKVPGETNTDDLSPASEAWSRPDIPLHAKAMLVSKMPDGLSTIEKLKAKGHPLAFVGDVVGTGSSRKSAINSVLWHMGDDIPYVPNKRQGGVVLGGKIAPIFFNTAEDSGALPIECDVSKLNMGDVITIHPYNGKITNEKGETVSTFEIRPTTLPDEVRAGGRIPLIIGRSLTDKTREALGLPASDIFRRPVAPVESKKGFTLAQKMVGRACGVKGIRPGTYCEPRITTVGSQDTTGAMTRDELKELACLGFSADLVMQSFCHTAAYPKPVDIQLQHSLPDFIQTRGGVALRPGDGIIHSWLNRMILPDTVGTGGDSHTRFPMGISFPAGSGLVAFAAALGVMPLDMPESVLVRFTGKLQAGITLRDLVHAIPYFAIKQGLLTVEKAGKKNIFSGRVLEIEGLETLKVEQAFELADASAERSANGCTVKLDKEPIIEYLNSNITLLKWMIAEGYGDVRTLERRIEAMQAWLEKPALLEADKDAEYAAVIEINMDEIKEPILCCPNDPDDAKTLSDVAGEKIDEVFIGSCMTNIGHYRAAGKVLEDVTNVPTRMWIAPPTRMDQHQLTEEGYYAIFGKAGARTEMPGCSLCMGNQARVADNAKVVSTSTRNFPNRLGKNADVYLASAELSAVAARLGKIPTAAEYMQYVGSIAAMSDNIYRYMNFHEIAEYKSIADKVIPIAQA encoded by the coding sequence GTGTTAGAAGCCTATCGCAAGCATGTTGAAGAAAGAGCAGTAGATGCACTGCCACCGCGTCCCCTGGATGCGGAACAAACCGCTGCATTGGTGGAATTATTGAAGAATCCGCCAAAAGGGGAAGAAGACACATTACTGGAATTATTCATTCATCGGGTTCCACCGGGGGTGGACCAGGCAGCCTATGTCAAAGCAGGCTTTCTTACCGCCATCGCCAAGGGCGAGGTCAAATCACCTCTGATCGATCCAGCCAAGGCAGCGGAATTACTCGGTACCATGCTCGGTGGTTACAACATCCAACCGATGATCGATTTGCTTGACGATAAAACGCTGGCGCCTATAGTCGCCAAAGGTCTGTCAAAAACACTGTTAATGTTCGATGCCTATCACGATGTCCTTGAGAAGGCCAAATCGAACCCTGTAGCCAAGGAAGTGGTTGATGCCTGGGCCAATGCGCAATGGTTTACCAATCGTCCAGAGCTACCTGAGGACATCACGGTTACCGTGTTCAAAGTGCCCGGCGAAACCAATACTGACGACCTTTCTCCTGCCTCTGAGGCCTGGAGTCGTCCGGATATTCCGCTACATGCCAAGGCGATGCTGGTAAGCAAAATGCCGGATGGTCTGTCCACGATTGAAAAACTCAAAGCCAAGGGACATCCATTGGCCTTCGTAGGCGACGTGGTCGGTACCGGCTCTTCACGTAAATCGGCCATCAATTCCGTTTTGTGGCATATGGGCGACGACATACCTTACGTACCCAATAAACGGCAGGGTGGCGTGGTATTAGGCGGCAAGATTGCACCCATATTTTTCAACACGGCTGAAGATTCCGGCGCTTTGCCCATTGAATGTGATGTGTCAAAACTGAACATGGGCGATGTCATTACGATTCACCCATACAATGGCAAGATCACTAATGAAAAAGGCGAAACCGTTTCCACTTTTGAAATTCGCCCGACGACTTTGCCTGACGAGGTGCGCGCAGGTGGTCGGATTCCGTTAATCATTGGACGTTCACTTACGGATAAGACCCGTGAAGCACTTGGGCTTCCTGCATCTGATATCTTTCGTCGTCCTGTTGCTCCCGTGGAAAGCAAAAAAGGTTTTACTCTCGCACAGAAAATGGTTGGTCGCGCCTGTGGCGTGAAAGGCATACGCCCCGGGACATATTGCGAACCACGCATCACTACCGTAGGTTCTCAGGATACCACCGGTGCGATGACGCGTGACGAACTCAAAGAACTCGCTTGTTTAGGTTTCTCTGCCGATCTGGTAATGCAGAGTTTCTGTCATACGGCGGCTTATCCCAAGCCTGTGGACATACAATTACAGCATTCCTTACCCGATTTTATCCAAACCCGTGGCGGTGTTGCTCTGCGCCCTGGCGACGGTATTATTCATTCCTGGTTGAATCGCATGATATTGCCCGATACGGTTGGTACCGGTGGAGATTCGCATACACGATTTCCAATGGGGATTAGTTTTCCGGCAGGTTCAGGTCTGGTTGCTTTCGCCGCCGCATTGGGCGTAATGCCGCTGGATATGCCCGAGTCGGTTTTAGTCCGTTTCACAGGTAAATTGCAGGCGGGTATTACCTTGCGCGACCTGGTACACGCCATCCCCTATTTTGCCATCAAGCAAGGCTTACTCACGGTGGAAAAAGCGGGTAAGAAAAACATCTTCTCCGGTCGTGTATTGGAGATAGAAGGGCTTGAGACACTGAAAGTAGAACAGGCCTTCGAACTGGCCGATGCGTCGGCAGAACGTTCTGCCAACGGTTGTACAGTTAAGTTAGACAAAGAACCGATCATCGAATATCTGAATTCCAACATTACCTTATTGAAGTGGATGATTGCCGAGGGATATGGTGATGTACGTACTCTTGAACGTCGCATAGAAGCGATGCAGGCCTGGCTTGAAAAGCCGGCATTGCTCGAAGCAGACAAAGATGCAGAATATGCGGCGGTGATTGAAATCAACATGGATGAGATCAAGGAACCGATCCTGTGTTGTCCAAATGACCCCGATGACGCGAAGACATTGTCCGATGTGGCGGGTGAAAAAATCGACGAAGTATTTATCGGTTCTTGTATGACTAATATTGGCCATTATCGCGCAGCGGGCAAGGTGCTGGAAGACGTTACTAATGTACCGACTCGCATGTGGATTGCACCACCTACACGTATGGATCAACACCAACTGACAGAGGAAGGCTATTACGCTATCTTTGGCAAGGCAGGTGCTCGTACGGAAATGCCGGGTTGTTCCTTGTGTATGGGTAATCAGGCGCGTGTTGCAGACAATGCTAAAGTGGTGTCGACATCGACGCGTAATTTCCCGAACCGACTGGGCAAGAATGCGGATGTTTATCTTGCATCAGCAGAGTTATCAGCAGTTGCTGCGAGACTGGGCAAGATACCTACAGCAGCGGAATATATGCAATATGTTGGTAGCATCGCCGCCATGTCTGACAATATCTATCGCTATATGAATTTTCATGAAATAGCCGAGTATAAATCGATTGCCGATAAGGTGATTCCGATCGCTCAGGCCTAG
- the hflD gene encoding high frequency lysogenization protein HflD: protein MASRDSLIALAGMFQAGYLVRQIARTGMADASQFETAVKSVLNSDAKTTEDVYGGVQSIRQGMMVLSTLFDSLNKERDMEIARYVLGIAHLERKLAKDRNLLDKLSAGIERVQRQAESFGPMHENIVSNLASVYTETISTMQPRIVVAGEQGYLTNPHNAEKVRTLLLALMRSAVLWRQKGGRRWQLIFSRGKILKQAKGFLQTM, encoded by the coding sequence ATGGCTAGTCGTGACAGCTTGATCGCCCTCGCAGGCATGTTTCAGGCAGGATATTTAGTTAGACAAATCGCACGCACGGGGATGGCCGATGCATCTCAGTTTGAAACAGCGGTCAAAAGTGTTCTGAATTCAGATGCAAAGACAACTGAAGACGTTTATGGTGGTGTCCAAAGTATACGTCAAGGAATGATGGTTCTATCGACCTTGTTTGATTCGCTTAATAAAGAACGCGACATGGAAATTGCGAGATATGTCCTGGGCATCGCTCATCTTGAAAGAAAGCTAGCCAAGGATCGCAACTTACTCGATAAACTCTCGGCAGGGATAGAACGCGTGCAACGTCAGGCGGAAAGCTTCGGTCCTATGCACGAAAATATCGTATCCAACCTCGCCAGTGTTTATACGGAAACCATCAGTACTATGCAGCCACGCATCGTGGTTGCAGGTGAACAGGGTTATCTCACCAATCCCCATAATGCCGAAAAAGTTCGCACACTGCTCCTGGCGCTGATGCGCTCAGCAGTATTGTGGCGACAAAAAGGTGGACGCCGCTGGCAATTGATTTTTAGCCGTGGAAAAATCCTGAAACAGGCGAAGGGGTTTTTACAGACGATGTAG
- the mnmA gene encoding tRNA 2-thiouridine(34) synthase MnmA has product MSSSSTHSQFIMVGLSGGVDSSVSALLLKQQGYQVAGLFMKNWVDLEGDGQCPIEEDLKDAGHIAERLEIDFYTENFAPEYWDRVFAHFLDEYKAGRTPNPDVLCNKEIKFDLFLHRAMELGADKIATGHYARLEEQDGLQVLKKAVDLNKDQTYFLHALNQYQLSRSVFPLGEMHKPEVRDIATQYHFQNSGKKDSTGICFIGEKNFGEFLSQYLPAQPGLMQTPDGKTVSEHMGLMYYTLGQRKGIGIGGRQDSGEDPWFVVGKRIQDNILVIAQGHDHPLLYSRELKAIDVNWISGEELQLPLRCSAKTRYRQDDQACTIVEKQGEHYIVQFDEPQRAMTPGQSAVFYLDDVCLGGGVIDFVKDIIYQ; this is encoded by the coding sequence ATGTCGTCTTCTTCTACTCATTCACAATTTATTATGGTCGGTCTTTCCGGCGGCGTAGATTCGTCAGTTTCTGCCTTGCTATTAAAACAACAAGGCTACCAAGTGGCCGGTTTGTTCATGAAGAATTGGGTTGACCTTGAAGGAGACGGCCAGTGTCCTATTGAGGAGGATCTCAAAGACGCGGGACATATCGCAGAGCGCCTGGAAATTGACTTTTATACGGAAAATTTCGCACCGGAATACTGGGACAGGGTATTCGCGCACTTTCTCGATGAATATAAAGCGGGACGTACCCCGAATCCCGATGTCTTGTGCAATAAGGAAATAAAATTTGATCTCTTTCTTCACCGGGCAATGGAGCTTGGTGCCGACAAGATTGCAACAGGACATTATGCGCGACTGGAAGAACAGGACGGACTCCAGGTTTTAAAAAAAGCCGTTGATCTGAACAAAGATCAGACATACTTCCTTCACGCACTTAATCAATATCAGTTGTCGCGAAGTGTTTTTCCTCTGGGCGAGATGCATAAACCGGAAGTACGAGACATCGCAACACAATACCATTTCCAGAATTCCGGCAAAAAAGACAGCACCGGTATTTGTTTTATTGGTGAGAAAAACTTTGGCGAGTTTCTAAGTCAATATCTCCCGGCACAACCCGGATTAATGCAGACACCGGATGGTAAAACTGTCTCAGAACATATGGGGTTGATGTATTACACCCTCGGACAGCGCAAAGGAATTGGCATAGGTGGGCGACAGGACAGCGGTGAAGATCCCTGGTTCGTGGTTGGCAAACGTATACAGGACAATATTCTGGTAATTGCTCAGGGGCATGATCACCCCCTCCTCTACAGCCGGGAGTTAAAAGCAATCGATGTGAACTGGATATCCGGTGAAGAACTTCAGTTACCACTTCGTTGTAGTGCTAAAACCCGCTATCGTCAGGACGACCAGGCATGTACTATCGTGGAAAAACAAGGTGAACATTATATTGTTCAGTTTGACGAACCGCAGCGGGCAATGACGCCTGGTCAATCGGCGGTATTCTATCTGGACGATGTATGTCTTGGTGGTGGCGTAATCGATTTCGTAAAAGACATCATTTATCAATAG
- a CDS encoding EAL domain-containing protein, translated as MMTPKVISIRQRFLVIMSLFVGILLVATLYTSHQSKDSIKKQYEIAHRQNHLSDVLSLLSENLLQLGVSIYQKSFISDHIDQKEIHSRILRVRELAAELEDPSNVALQERIQTLRATLDVIFDQVGTLLTVQKDVEKRFLAMPIMLNDLRPANVDFMTAVVDGLNDLRVERGNDEASELFRDIRYEWSQLISSVRVFVANRLGAFGPPELSMEASENNRKVYAESVALALVKLETLKKQGRLGIVQENAVERMRKAFDVYNVKFKQVQEIYYSETWRADHSLMRDGIDPMLNTAIGIVNDMRAMLSGNVVEGISLIEESTATFSETMWLVLALVLLVTFIAYIGFELLIRRPLTQIGLALVAEGEGKKFQPALSHRILETQFLIDALARMRSQVHARQLRLQSILDNAGEGILIIDKLGRIESLNKAAEIVFGMDEAEIVGKGVTTVIPAFESIRNHKDAGMMSVLKNRTTLHPEQEIEGVNSKMESFPMSIRLGRVLLEGEILYVALVSDISERKAMVDRLKQLAERDSLTGLYNRHFFIDELDRAIERNLRNEKLDIALLYLDLDNFKYVNDTLGHVAGDKVLTDVSDVLINRARGTDLVVRLGGDEFAILLYNSSAKEALVAAEAYRRHLSEFIFNYEGQILDIGCSIGIALLDGSIKNKEEILLRADLACHIAKRLGRNRVYFFEEKDKQSADAMSLDMGWARRIKNSIENNLFVMDCQPIMSLKSRQITSHEVLLRMKGENGDLIMPSGFLPSAERFGLIQEIDRWVIRHSMRHLMRNEGYSGRRYAINLSAKSIGDPEILELIQTELDRNAVNPNNVVFEVTESSAIQNINAAAEFLAKLQELGFKTALDDFGVGYSSFSYLKDLAVDIVKIDKSFVQNVTNDKVKRAIVASMNDVAHALGKETVAEFVEDRETVEFLASIGVDYCQGYYIGEPRKTIRDNHKDNIVYLN; from the coding sequence ATGATGACACCCAAAGTAATCAGTATTCGGCAACGGTTTTTGGTTATTATGTCCTTGTTCGTCGGAATACTGCTGGTTGCCACCTTATATACCTCTCACCAGTCGAAAGACTCTATCAAAAAGCAATACGAAATTGCCCATCGGCAAAACCATTTGAGCGACGTACTGAGTCTCCTTTCTGAGAACCTACTGCAACTAGGTGTTTCTATTTACCAAAAGTCGTTTATTAGTGACCACATTGATCAAAAAGAGATCCATTCGCGCATATTGCGCGTTAGAGAACTTGCCGCAGAACTGGAAGACCCGAGCAATGTCGCCCTCCAGGAAAGAATTCAGACCCTCAGAGCTACACTGGACGTTATTTTTGATCAGGTTGGGACGCTTTTAACGGTTCAGAAAGATGTCGAAAAACGCTTTTTGGCCATGCCTATCATGTTAAACGACCTTCGGCCGGCAAATGTGGATTTTATGACGGCCGTTGTCGATGGACTCAATGATTTGCGGGTAGAGCGAGGTAATGATGAAGCTTCGGAATTATTTCGCGACATTCGCTATGAATGGTCACAATTAATCAGTTCAGTACGTGTTTTCGTAGCTAATCGTCTCGGTGCATTTGGGCCACCAGAGCTTTCAATGGAGGCCTCTGAGAACAATCGAAAAGTTTATGCGGAATCGGTTGCACTGGCATTAGTAAAGCTTGAAACGCTGAAGAAGCAGGGGCGTTTGGGGATAGTGCAGGAAAATGCCGTCGAACGTATGCGTAAGGCATTCGATGTTTATAATGTAAAGTTCAAACAAGTACAGGAAATCTATTATTCCGAAACCTGGCGTGCCGATCATTCTTTGATGCGCGACGGGATCGACCCCATGCTCAATACCGCGATTGGTATTGTCAACGATATGCGCGCCATGCTTTCCGGAAACGTGGTTGAGGGGATAAGTCTCATCGAAGAGAGTACAGCTACTTTTTCTGAGACGATGTGGCTGGTGCTGGCATTAGTATTACTCGTGACTTTTATCGCCTATATTGGGTTTGAGTTACTAATACGCAGACCGCTTACGCAGATCGGTTTAGCCCTGGTTGCTGAAGGAGAAGGTAAAAAGTTTCAGCCTGCTCTTAGCCATCGCATATTAGAAACACAATTTCTTATCGATGCACTTGCGCGTATGCGTTCCCAGGTCCACGCGCGTCAGTTACGCCTCCAGTCTATACTCGACAATGCCGGTGAAGGCATTTTAATTATCGATAAGCTTGGTCGGATCGAAAGCCTGAATAAGGCTGCGGAAATCGTGTTTGGCATGGACGAAGCCGAGATTGTTGGCAAGGGCGTAACCACCGTTATTCCTGCGTTTGAATCCATACGCAATCACAAAGATGCGGGCATGATGTCGGTATTGAAAAATCGAACCACCTTGCACCCGGAACAGGAAATAGAAGGCGTTAACAGCAAGATGGAAAGCTTTCCCATGTCAATACGCTTGGGGCGCGTATTGTTGGAAGGCGAAATACTTTACGTCGCGCTGGTATCAGATATTAGCGAACGCAAAGCCATGGTTGATCGACTCAAACAGCTTGCTGAACGCGATTCTCTGACAGGACTTTACAACAGACATTTTTTTATCGACGAACTTGATCGTGCGATTGAGCGCAATTTGCGCAATGAAAAACTCGACATTGCGCTGCTATATCTCGACCTGGATAATTTTAAATACGTGAACGATACCTTGGGACATGTGGCTGGGGATAAGGTGTTGACCGATGTTTCCGACGTTCTGATTAATCGTGCACGAGGAACCGATTTGGTAGTGCGACTCGGCGGAGACGAATTTGCCATATTGCTGTATAACTCCAGCGCGAAAGAGGCATTGGTGGCAGCTGAAGCATACAGACGGCATCTTAGCGAATTTATATTTAACTATGAGGGGCAGATACTGGACATTGGTTGTTCTATTGGCATCGCCTTACTTGATGGGAGCATCAAAAACAAAGAAGAAATATTGTTACGCGCAGATCTGGCCTGCCATATTGCCAAGCGACTGGGTAGAAATCGAGTTTACTTTTTTGAGGAAAAAGACAAACAGAGCGCCGACGCCATGTCACTGGATATGGGATGGGCCCGTAGGATAAAGAACAGCATTGAGAACAATTTGTTTGTCATGGATTGCCAGCCCATTATGTCGTTAAAGTCACGACAGATTACCTCACACGAGGTATTGCTGCGTATGAAGGGCGAAAACGGTGATCTGATTATGCCATCAGGATTTTTACCCTCTGCTGAACGTTTTGGGCTAATTCAGGAAATTGATCGTTGGGTCATTCGTCATAGTATGCGTCATTTAATGCGCAATGAAGGTTATTCAGGTCGACGCTACGCAATCAATTTGTCAGCAAAATCTATCGGTGATCCGGAGATATTGGAACTCATACAGACGGAATTGGATAGGAATGCGGTCAATCCGAATAACGTCGTTTTTGAGGTCACCGAAAGTAGCGCGATTCAGAACATCAACGCCGCTGCGGAATTTTTAGCAAAACTTCAGGAATTAGGATTTAAAACCGCACTTGACGATTTTGGTGTCGGATATTCATCGTTTTCATATTTAAAAGATCTCGCCGTTGATATCGTCAAAATTGACAAGTCATTTGTACAGAATGTAACGAATGATAAGGTTAAAAGGGCGATTGTTGCCTCAATGAATGATGTAGCACACGCCCTGGGTAAAGAAACTGTGGCAGAGTTCGTGGAAGATAGAGAAACCGTGGAATTTCTCGCTTCAATCGGAGTGGATTATTGCCAAGGCTATTACATAGGTGAACCTCGCAAGACCATTAGAGACAATCACAAGGACAACATTGTCTATCTAAACTAG
- a CDS encoding cold-shock protein, with protein sequence MATGTVKWFNNAKGYGFISPEGGGSDVFAHFSAIIMEGYKTLKQGQKVEFDLIDGPRGLQATKIQMASGEAISNTTEAADATIQ encoded by the coding sequence ATGGCAACAGGCACAGTTAAGTGGTTTAACAATGCTAAAGGTTACGGCTTTATTTCACCAGAAGGAGGGGGCTCAGACGTTTTTGCGCATTTCTCTGCAATAATAATGGAAGGTTACAAAACACTAAAGCAGGGGCAAAAGGTAGAGTTTGATCTTATCGATGGACCGCGTGGTCTACAGGCGACGAAAATTCAAATGGCAAGCGGCGAGGCAATCAGCAATACAACCGAAGCTGCTGACGCGACCATACAGTAA
- the clpS gene encoding ATP-dependent Clp protease adapter ClpS, whose product MSDDQYNEHDGDLQVQEAKPALKRPSMYKVVLLNDDFTPMEFVVQVLEKFFAMNREKATQVMLQVHTQGKGVCGVFTREIAETKVAQVSDFSNRNHHPLLCVMERA is encoded by the coding sequence ATGAGTGACGATCAATATAACGAACACGACGGAGACTTGCAGGTCCAAGAAGCCAAACCGGCTCTAAAAAGACCTTCAATGTACAAGGTCGTACTACTGAACGATGACTTTACTCCAATGGAATTTGTGGTTCAGGTTTTGGAAAAGTTTTTCGCTATGAACCGCGAAAAGGCAACGCAGGTAATGCTGCAGGTGCACACGCAAGGAAAAGGGGTATGTGGTGTTTTTACCAGGGAAATCGCAGAGACCAAGGTAGCACAGGTTAGCGATTTCTCGAATCGTAATCACCATCCGCTTCTTTGTGTAATGGAGAGAGCCTGA